Proteins found in one Cetobacterium somerae genomic segment:
- a CDS encoding MurR/RpiR family transcriptional regulator, whose product MEIDIYKLGERYNLTESEELALSYIVNNIDKALEIGVRGVAKECFASTSVVMNLSKKLGYKGFIDMVYRLELTLKSNVEKKSVTENYCLDFSLQKGMKFKNLLKRKKNKPIFVHGVGFSNPIAKYISDKLMVIGYFSMMSEYMENVERDYEERPVLIVVSKSGETAAILNLCQKAKAKEVPIIVLTGIKNSSMEELAELSFVIKNSNLLDDRNLEKNDFFGNAILFFEELVEEYLK is encoded by the coding sequence ATGGAGATAGATATATATAAATTAGGGGAAAGATATAATTTAACAGAATCAGAAGAGTTAGCATTAAGTTATATAGTAAATAATATAGATAAGGCTTTGGAAATTGGTGTTAGGGGAGTAGCGAAAGAATGCTTTGCATCAACTTCAGTAGTTATGAATTTATCTAAAAAATTGGGGTATAAAGGATTTATAGATATGGTTTATAGATTAGAATTGACTTTAAAATCAAATGTAGAAAAAAAGAGTGTTACAGAAAATTATTGTTTAGATTTTTCTTTACAAAAAGGAATGAAGTTTAAGAATCTTTTGAAGCGAAAAAAAAATAAGCCAATTTTTGTTCATGGAGTAGGTTTTTCAAATCCCATTGCAAAATATATCTCGGATAAACTAATGGTAATTGGTTATTTTTCTATGATGTCAGAATATATGGAGAATGTAGAAAGAGATTATGAAGAAAGACCTGTATTAATAGTAGTTTCAAAATCAGGAGAAACAGCAGCAATTTTAAATTTATGTCAAAAAGCTAAAGCAAAAGAAGTACCTATAATAGTTTTGACTGGGATTAAAAATAGTAGTATGGAAGAGCTCGCTGAACTAAGTTTTGTAATAAAAAACAGTAATTTACTAGATGATAGAAATTTAGAAAAAAATGATTTTTTTGGAAATGCTATATTGTTTTTTGAAGAATTAGTAGAAGAATATTTAAAATAA
- a CDS encoding molybdopterin molybdotransferase MoeA, with the protein MEQISLECALETLLKQIQPLNTVEEKYILDSLGFVLAEDILSPLNNPPFNRSPLDGFTFNSNDSNGASVENPIAFNVISEIFAGDFSNKKISSKEAFRIMTGAPIPEGCNCVIKQEDVVFNEETKVLYITKELKPFENFCFLGEDLKVNDLVVKKGEIITYNHIGVFASLGINTIKVLKKPKVGILSLGSELTMPGETLEKGKIYNSNLFTLISKLKHLGIEGVMYPPMSDDSILVSNFISKELKNIDLLITTGGVSVGKKDIMHDVIKELNANRLFWKINIQPGTPVLASEKDGKLILSLSGNPFASLVNFELLGRPILSKLSSNSIKNTAIVEGIVKGSFNKKSSKRRFIRGYFKNGYICLNDQKHSSGTISSLIGKNAIVEISPGTPCLNEGDKVTVILID; encoded by the coding sequence ATGGAGCAAATTAGCTTAGAGTGCGCCCTTGAAACTCTATTAAAACAAATACAACCCTTAAACACTGTTGAAGAAAAATATATTTTAGATAGTTTAGGCTTTGTCTTAGCCGAAGATATTTTATCTCCTTTGAACAATCCTCCATTTAATCGTTCTCCTTTAGATGGTTTTACTTTTAATAGTAACGATAGTAACGGTGCTAGTGTCGAAAATCCTATAGCATTTAATGTTATTTCTGAAATTTTTGCAGGAGATTTTTCTAATAAAAAGATTTCTTCTAAAGAAGCTTTTAGAATAATGACTGGGGCACCGATTCCTGAAGGATGTAATTGTGTTATTAAACAAGAAGATGTAGTTTTTAACGAAGAAACTAAAGTTTTATATATAACTAAAGAACTTAAACCCTTTGAAAATTTTTGTTTCTTAGGTGAAGATTTAAAAGTTAATGATCTTGTGGTAAAAAAAGGTGAAATCATTACATATAATCATATTGGAGTATTTGCTTCTTTAGGAATTAATACTATTAAAGTTTTAAAAAAACCTAAAGTTGGTATTTTAAGTTTAGGAAGCGAATTAACTATGCCAGGAGAAACTCTAGAAAAAGGTAAAATTTATAACAGTAATCTTTTCACTCTTATCAGTAAATTAAAACATTTAGGAATTGAAGGCGTTATGTATCCTCCAATGAGCGATGACTCAATATTGGTTTCAAACTTTATATCCAAAGAACTTAAAAATATAGATTTATTAATAACTACAGGTGGGGTATCTGTTGGAAAAAAAGATATTATGCACGATGTAATAAAAGAACTTAATGCCAACAGACTTTTTTGGAAAATTAATATCCAACCTGGAACTCCTGTTTTAGCATCTGAAAAGGATGGAAAATTAATACTTTCTCTTTCAGGAAATCCTTTTGCATCTTTAGTTAATTTTGAACTTTTAGGGAGACCAATTTTATCTAAACTTAGTTCTAACAGTATAAAAAATACAGCAATTGTCGAAGGAATAGTTAAAGGTAGTTTCAATAAAAAATCTTCTAAAAGACGTTTTATTAGAGGATACTTTAAAAACGGTTATATTTGTTTAAACGATCAAAAACATTCTTCAGGAACTATATCATCTCTTATTGGAAAAAATGCTATTGTTGAAATTTCACCAGGAACACCATGTTTAAACGAAGGAGATAAGGTTACGGTGATTTTAATTGATTAA
- the mobB gene encoding molybdopterin-guanine dinucleotide biosynthesis protein B, which translates to MIKIKDINVLILAGGKGSRMNYCNKALLEYNNETFLNRLNHLFCDFSKIYLSLNSEQDISTDNFIRIDDDYKEIGPISGLYKGILESDLDYIFTVPCDVPNLTKDFIEYIASFVSPYHDAFIVRDKDGFIHPLLGIYTKKSLSIIKDAIDNDDFKVLNLMNKLDIKFIDLKYTIFDDKNILKNINTLEDYNSLTKSKKTNFFAISGVKNSGKTTLITKLIKKFVENGFKVGTIKHDGHDFQMDNLDSDTDKHIKSGALGTLIFSKSKYMFLENSIEKDLNFYLDFFKNYDFIILEGFKNSSYPKIEVIRKEVSNISQSNKNNLKFLVSDLDFIENGESLDIIDINDIDNIFEKLINMMREDDLI; encoded by the coding sequence TTGATTAAAATTAAAGATATTAATGTTTTAATTTTAGCAGGTGGAAAAGGCAGTCGAATGAATTACTGTAATAAGGCTTTATTGGAATATAACAACGAAACTTTTTTAAATCGACTAAACCATCTTTTTTGCGATTTTAGTAAAATTTATCTATCCTTAAATAGTGAACAGGATATTTCTACAGATAATTTTATTAGAATTGATGATGATTATAAAGAAATTGGTCCTATATCTGGTTTATATAAAGGTATTTTAGAAAGTGACTTAGATTATATTTTTACTGTTCCATGTGATGTTCCTAACTTAACTAAAGATTTTATTGAATATATAGCTAGTTTCGTTTCACCTTATCATGACGCTTTTATAGTTAGAGATAAAGATGGATTTATTCATCCTTTACTTGGGATTTATACTAAAAAATCGCTTTCTATAATTAAAGATGCTATTGATAATGACGATTTTAAAGTTTTAAACCTAATGAACAAACTTGATATTAAATTTATTGATTTAAAATATACTATTTTTGATGATAAAAACATCTTAAAAAATATTAATACTCTAGAAGATTATAATTCCTTAACTAAAAGTAAAAAAACTAATTTTTTTGCAATTTCTGGAGTTAAAAATTCCGGAAAAACAACTTTGATTACAAAACTTATAAAAAAATTTGTAGAAAATGGTTTTAAAGTTGGAACTATAAAACATGATGGTCATGATTTTCAAATGGATAATCTTGATTCAGATACTGATAAACATATAAAATCAGGTGCATTAGGAACACTTATTTTTTCAAAAAGTAAATATATGTTCTTAGAAAATTCTATTGAAAAAGATTTGAATTTCTACTTAGACTTCTTCAAAAATTATGATTTCATAATTCTAGAAGGTTTTAAAAATAGTTCTTATCCTAAAATAGAAGTTATTCGAAAAGAAGTATCTAATATTAGCCAATCTAATAAAAATAATTTAAAATTTTTAGTAAGTGATTTAGATTTTATTGAGAATGGAGAAAGTTTAGATATTATCGATATTAATGACATTGATAATATTTTTGAAAAGTTGATCAATATGATGAGAGAGGATGACCTAATATAA
- a CDS encoding potassium channel family protein: MINYKDFFLRLLNNIKSIKNIKSINDLKKEQIRTFSLIISILFTAWELYTSNTINSSREFITSSFIMIISMFFIIYPFVYFFRPKLKRFLRNHVIFSIFLILYFILLIPILGGVDYIFLNIFLDSFIIKFLHIISILVSMSLIIIIVSKQFIMLINKKRQIKGLDILTTFLTYITLGLAFGSFYYILNLMAQDNLFIGVDKPSTFNLENFLNHLYISLGSLTTVGSGSISPLNAYIRLLCVLETISGIFLTSFSLGFIFSALGATLPPPSQEDNATDVQVATDIPTKKFPLFWGTVDFLKKIKSDLDDVENTSTN; the protein is encoded by the coding sequence ATGATAAATTATAAAGATTTTTTCTTAAGACTATTAAATAATATCAAAAGTATTAAGAATATCAAAAGTATAAATGATTTAAAAAAGGAACAAATACGAACTTTTTCTTTAATAATTTCGATTTTATTTACAGCTTGGGAACTTTATACTTCAAACACAATAAATTCCTCCCGAGAATTTATTACTAGTAGCTTTATAATGATAATATCTATGTTTTTTATTATATATCCATTTGTTTATTTTTTCAGACCAAAACTAAAAAGATTTTTAAGAAATCATGTGATTTTTTCTATTTTTCTAATTTTATATTTTATTTTATTAATTCCAATTTTAGGTGGAGTTGATTATATATTTTTAAATATATTCTTAGATAGTTTTATTATTAAATTTCTACATATTATCTCCATCTTGGTTTCAATGTCTTTAATAATTATTATTGTATCTAAACAATTTATTATGCTTATAAATAAAAAAAGACAAATTAAAGGATTAGATATTCTTACTACCTTTTTAACATACATTACTTTAGGATTGGCTTTTGGTTCTTTCTATTATATTTTAAATCTAATGGCACAAGACAATCTTTTTATAGGTGTTGATAAACCCTCTACATTTAATTTGGAAAATTTCCTTAATCATCTTTATATTAGTTTAGGAAGTCTTACCACTGTAGGTTCTGGAAGTATTTCTCCTTTAAATGCATATATACGATTACTTTGCGTTCTAGAAACTATCTCAGGAATATTTTTAACAAGTTTTTCTCTTGGATTTATTTTTTCAGCTCTTGGCGCTACACTGCCTCCTCCTTCTCAAGAAGATAATGCAACAGATGTCCAAGTAGCTACTGATATTCCTACAAAAAAATTTCCTCTATTTTGGGGAACAGTAGATTTCTTAAAAAAAATAAAATCAGATTTAGATGATGTTGAAAATACTTCAACAAACTAA
- a CDS encoding coproporphyrinogen-III oxidase family protein translates to MFKIRYKSHHDVKDIILSKNRRKLKLPQSYWRLMEKEPEDLDGGIYVHVPFCDKICSFCNMNRKQLDNDLEDYTKFLVKEINKYRNKIYIQKKKFSVIFFGGGTPTILKPHQLEVVLSTLREVFPLREDYEFTFETTLHNLTWEKLEVMKKYGVNRLSIGIQTFSNRGRKLLNRTYDQDFVKKRLKEIQVKFRGLVCLDIIYNYLDQSIEEVKEDARIVSEISPDSVSYYSLMIHDGSEISKDLNSGEKNFDYKTERDKELHDAFLDFLLESGYKVLEHTKLTKGTDSYKYIRNVHKLKDLIPIGIGAGGRVQNIELYHLNRLVSFYSLDTEEIMKLKKISGITQYEDVQLEKLSNIVKEKYNEIYEVLKELEKTGYISIDREKNFYRYTKKGIFWGNNISALLVEKYLENKL, encoded by the coding sequence GTGTTTAAAATAAGATATAAATCACATCATGATGTTAAGGATATAATTTTATCTAAAAATAGAAGAAAATTAAAGTTACCGCAGTCATATTGGAGATTGATGGAAAAAGAACCAGAAGATTTAGATGGTGGAATATATGTACATGTGCCTTTTTGTGATAAAATTTGTTCATTTTGCAATATGAATAGGAAGCAGTTAGATAATGATTTAGAGGATTATACAAAATTTTTAGTGAAAGAAATAAATAAGTATAGAAATAAAATTTATATACAGAAAAAGAAATTTTCAGTAATATTTTTTGGAGGAGGAACACCTACGATATTGAAGCCTCATCAGCTTGAAGTAGTTTTATCAACTTTAAGAGAGGTATTTCCTTTGAGAGAAGATTATGAATTTACATTTGAAACGACACTTCATAATTTGACTTGGGAAAAGTTGGAAGTTATGAAAAAGTATGGAGTTAATAGATTGAGTATAGGTATACAGACTTTTTCAAATAGAGGTAGAAAATTGCTGAATAGAACCTATGATCAAGATTTCGTAAAAAAAAGATTAAAAGAAATTCAAGTAAAGTTTCGAGGATTAGTTTGTCTAGATATTATATATAATTATTTAGACCAAAGTATCGAAGAAGTTAAAGAGGATGCTAGAATCGTATCAGAAATATCTCCTGATAGTGTAAGTTATTATTCTTTAATGATTCATGATGGATCTGAAATATCAAAAGATTTAAATTCTGGAGAGAAAAACTTTGATTATAAAACTGAACGAGATAAAGAATTACATGATGCATTTTTAGACTTTTTATTGGAGAGTGGGTACAAAGTTTTAGAGCATACCAAATTAACAAAAGGAACAGATTCATATAAGTACATCAGAAATGTCCATAAATTAAAAGATTTAATTCCAATTGGAATAGGAGCAGGAGGAAGAGTTCAAAATATAGAGTTGTATCATTTAAATAGATTAGTTTCTTTTTATTCCTTAGATACGGAAGAAATAATGAAATTAAAGAAAATCTCAGGTATCACTCAATATGAAGATGTTCAACTAGAAAAGCTAAGTAATATAGTGAAGGAAAAATATAATGAAATATATGAGGTTTTAAAAGAGTTAGAAAAAACTGGGTATATATCTATAGATAGAGAAAAAAATTTTTATAGATATACAAAGAAAGGAATATTTTGGGGAAATAATATATCTGCACTCTTAGTTGAAAAATATCTTGAAAATAAATTATAA
- a CDS encoding SLAC1 family transporter: MAESSLIEKLKKYPSGASALGLGIVGLGSAWEGIGYKYGEVIFLGTILISLVLVITYISKIIFCYSSFLDDIQDTMRGAVITSLDMAILIISTYIYRYNPEIGRLIWFIASLVHLTLWFTFTYYRIKLGKLLEFHFGWFVTYGGIITVAVTAKNMGFDPWAKSFWWIGLISVIVLLPIIIIRGIRLGFENKYKITIPVVAAPVNLLLAGYLSGIFEVNQTVACLLAIAAFTGTFTAWVGVLRAKVLPFAPTFAAFTFPLTISVTAATRFGKLYPSFSFIAWIEIVITTISVLYTIYRFSEFYFFKKD, translated from the coding sequence ATGGCAGAAAGTAGTTTAATAGAAAAATTAAAAAAATATCCTTCGGGAGCCTCGGCTTTAGGACTGGGTATAGTTGGATTAGGTTCAGCATGGGAAGGGATAGGTTATAAGTATGGAGAAGTTATATTTTTAGGTACAATTTTAATCTCTTTAGTTTTAGTTATTACTTATATTTCAAAAATTATATTTTGTTATAGTTCATTTCTAGATGACATACAGGACACAATGAGAGGTGCTGTCATTACGTCATTGGATATGGCAATTTTAATAATATCAACATATATATATCGATATAATCCAGAAATAGGAAGATTGATTTGGTTTATAGCTTCTTTAGTTCACCTTACTCTTTGGTTTACATTTACATATTATAGAATTAAATTAGGAAAACTTCTAGAGTTTCATTTTGGATGGTTTGTAACTTACGGAGGAATAATAACAGTAGCTGTAACCGCAAAAAATATGGGATTTGATCCTTGGGCTAAATCATTTTGGTGGATAGGACTCATTTCAGTGATAGTATTGTTACCAATTATAATAATACGAGGAATAAGATTAGGGTTTGAAAATAAATATAAAATTACTATTCCTGTAGTGGCTGCTCCAGTAAATCTTTTATTAGCAGGATATTTAAGTGGAATATTTGAAGTTAATCAAACAGTTGCTTGTTTGTTGGCAATAGCAGCTTTTACAGGAACTTTTACAGCATGGGTAGGTGTTCTTCGAGCTAAAGTATTACCTTTTGCACCAACATTTGCGGCTTTTACATTCCCTTTAACAATAAGCGTTACTGCAGCAACTAGATTTGGAAAATTATACCCTAGTTTTTCTTTTATAGCTTGGATTGAAATTGTTATAACAACAATCTCTGTTTTATATACAATTTATAGATTTTCAGAATTTTATTTTTTTAAGAAAGATTAA